A window of Macaca mulatta isolate MMU2019108-1 chromosome 7, T2T-MMU8v2.0, whole genome shotgun sequence genomic DNA:
TTATGGTAggcactgaatgaatgaataattccAGAGGCTTCCATTTTAGAATTATAGCATTTGGAGCTGGAAAAGGCTGAGAAACTGTCTaactcaactcttttttttttttttttttttgagacagaggctgttgcccaggctggagttcaatggcgtgatctcagatcaccgcaacctccgcctcccgggttcaagagattctcctgcctcagcctcccgagtagctgggattacaggcatgcaccaccacgctcggctaattttgtattttttgtagagacggggatttctccatgttggtcaggctggtcttgaactcccgacctcaggggatctgcccacctcggcctcccaaagtgttgggattacaggtgtgagccaccgcacccggcctttgcTCAACTCTTAATTTACAGACGACAACACCAAGACTCTCTTCACTGACTTGAATCTCCCCAATGCCACCACAGCTTCTTTTATAACTAAAGGAGAGCAGAACTCTGAGAATGCTGTGAGAATAAAGTGTTTTGAAATTGTTAACCAGTCCTTAGTTTTTGCTTTCTATCTCATTTTCATTGAGAATTTATTTAAAGTGGAATTTATAACAAATTTGTCAGACCTGGTAAGCATTTGACATATACTAGTTTAGTGACTAACCAAACCCAACCAACCAGTCTTCTAGGGCTGATTAAGCAAAATCCTGATAACTGTTTATGATTATTACTATAGCtaggactgctataacaaaatacctcagACTGAGTAACTTAAGCAGCAGCAGTCTATTTCCTCTCAGGTCTAGagactagaagtctgagatcaaggtgttggcagcaacgatttcttctgaggcctctccttggcttgtagatggccatttTCACAGGGTCTTTCATTTTTGCACATGTGTGTCTATGTCCAATATGttctcttataagaacaccagtcagaCTGGAGTAGGGCCCACCCTCACAGCCTCATtcaaccttaattacctctttaaaggctctGTGTCCCAATACAGTCactttctgaggtactggggactgggactttaacatatgaatttggtgggaCACAGTTCAGCCCGTAACATAACTTTATGTGAATTCCTTacccagagaaaagaaacaacagcaGAAGTAATTCATCCAAACATCATATGAACAGAGCTAACAAATTGAACTTGTGGTATTTGTTCTTATTAGGCATGCAATTTCTTGAAGAACATTTCATAGAAACCATTTAAAGAAATGACtaacataactttttttctttcagacttcTTTAAATTACCTCAAAATCCTCccacaaatgtttactgaataaataCTTCTTATTTCGCCCAAAAGGAAGTtcactgaagatttttaaaaagtactctaAGCAGAAGGTTCTAATGTTTTTATTGATTAGATTTGTGTACAGTAATAATCCTTCCATCATACAGGTAATATATAATAACATTCAAATATCTGACATTAAAATAACTTATTGACTAATGCTAATATTAACACACAATAGTTCTATCTCTATTAacaataaaaaccaaaccaaatcaaccaaaaacaaaacttaaattcAGGCCATTATTTTACAATTTGGAAGTCTGAGTAATCCAACTTTAAGATGACTTTCTCATTGTTGAAGTTTGCTTTGTCGATGTGTGATTTGGGACTTCCTCTTGTTTCAAGCCATTCCTGCATATGACGCACCTTGGAGATGGGACCTTGCAATTGTCCTTGCACTGTGCCCCGGTCAGTGTTCTGGACCCAGCCTACCAATCCCAGCTTTTTACCCTCAGcctaaggggggaaaaaagagagagagatccagTGAGATTGAGGAAAACAAGGTAAGACTACAATCTGGCCTATAATCAAACCACAGAAACTAATTTGATATTGCCCAGAACAGTCAAAAGAAAGACAGCAAGAAGGAGCTCATTGCTTATCTTCACATGAAGTGTTGGCCACTTGACTCCATGTCTTTCTTCTACCCTATAAAACTCAGGCACTAGAATTTTTCAGTGTGAAGTCAATTTGGTTAAGTACCAAAGACTTAAGTCCAAAACAGATGCTTTTGAAATGATCCCCTAAGGCTGATTGTTTTTAGAATACTGGACTGTATCTTGCTCATTTTCCCTTCCCCTAATCAAGAATCTATTGGGTATGTTAAATGGAAAAAGCATGAAGTTCTTTGACCCTTCCCTTTGCCGTTAACCAGGACCACACCTAAAATCCAGATGAATTCGTGTTTGTTATATCTTTAAAGATCATTAGAAAGTATTTCACAATTTCCTGAGCAACTCATCCCATTGTTCTTACTGTAGTAAAACTGTCTAACCCAATATATTTATGTCGTAGCCAAAGCCCACTTTGTTGTCTtcctagaaaagaaaagcagctgGTGATCAACCTCTCAACAGCAAACCATGAGACTACATAACTATCAGGTTTTCACTtgactttcttctcttctgtctaAATAATCACAATGCCTGTAGGCTTATGAAAAGCATCTAATCATTATAGTGGCTTATCCTTTTTaatgttctttccttttattaaacTGTGGCAAGACTGAATGTTTAGGAAAGGTAGCAATGTTTTggaggtaattttatttttgtataaatttatgattAGAATATTAAGTCACTGATTGTTAAAGTAATCTATCTAAATAGAAGGTGTTGGATTACAAAAGAAAATGGGAGTTAACATGATTGCATGTCAAAATGTGGGAAATTGCTGGAGTTGGCCAAAGAAAATGTTATGCATAGCAAAAAAAATGTTTGATGAGGAATGTAAGTATCCATCAAATCAAAGACATGTTCAAAGCAAAGACATGTTTGcttaatgaacaaaacagactcCAACCAAATAAATAGCCATTTGAGGGAtacaaaggaaattaaagaatgaagaaaaatagaagatgCCTACCCGATGCACTGCTAAGTGCCAAAGAAGATACCATAAAAGAAGAATGCTGAGAATGAATTTTGAGTAAGACTCCACATCCAACTGACTTGGTATAACAACTGCCCTCTTCTGCTTCAAATTAACCCACGGGAGCTGACTATCTCCAGTTCTTAAGAGATATCTTATATGTATGGTAAATAGCTGTAAGAATGTGCAGTTTTAAACAGGAGGTTTAACAGtcaaataaatctttaaaaatttgcaGTGTGATTTatctgaactcttttttttttgagacggagtctcactctgtcgccccagttggagtgcagtggcgcgatccagctcactgcaagctccgcctcacgggttcacgccattctcctgcctcagcctcccaagtagctgggaccacaggctcccgcaaccactcccagctaatttttttgtatttttagtagaggtggggtttcactgtgttagccaggatggtctcaatctcctgacctcgtgatccgcccgcctcggcctcccaaagtgctgggattacaggcgtgagccactgcacctggccttaccTGAACTCTTGAGAGTTGAACAGAATGCTACAAAATTTGACCAGTGTTGAGAATGGGTGTTTCCTACTGGTTTCATTTGTGTGCTCAactctgttcttatttttttaacgATAGCATAATGTTATTGACTTATGTTCAGTTTTGAATATCTATTGCACAAGTAAACAGGGTTTTTCTCCCTAAGAAAATTCCAAAAAGCGAATTCTACCTCATAACCATATTTTTGCTTAAACAATCATCTGACAATATTTTAAGGAATATAATCACCAACTCTAGTTGCAATCTAAAAAGAAACTCTCTTCAAATCAATAACCAAGATTTCCACCTTAGgatactagaaaaagaagagcaaactaaattcaaaatgagcagaaagaaagaaataaagattagagcagaaattaatggAAAGCAgaagaatagagaaaatcaagaaaacaaaagttgCTTCTTTgacaagatcaacaaaattgacaacctttagctagactgataaagaaaaaaggatgaaagcctcaaattactaaaatcagaaataaaagaggagacattaccACCAACCTTACAAAGATAAAAAGGATATAAGGGAAttctatgaacaattatatgccaaaaaGTTAGATTAACTTGGATGAAAAGAAACCTAATAACCTAGAAAGACAGACAACCAAaactgaatcaagaagaaatagaaagtgtGAATAGACCTATACCAAGTAAAGAGATGGAATTTTTAATCAAAAACCTTCCCACagagaaaaagcccaggaccagatgacttcatgggtaaattctaccaaatgtttaaaaaacaatccTTTACCAACCCTTCACaagctcttccaaaaaatagaagatccaaaccaagaattaagggttaaaaaaaataaaaggaaacacttCCCAACACATGCTATTAAGCCAGCATTATCCTTATACTAAAAccaaagctaaaaaataaaaatgaaaaataaagaggaaaaaaaaaacccagtgtaaaagaaaaaacaaagaaactccAAAACAACAAAGCCGTCACAAGAAAAACACCACCAAAAAACCATAGACCAATATCTCTTATGaacagagatgcaaaaatcctcagcaaaatactagtgAACCAAATCAGGCAACATCTAAAAAGAATTGTACACCATGACAAATTAGGATTTCTTTCAAGATTGCTTCAATATGCAAGAAGTAATCAACTTAATATGccatattaataaaacaaaagctacatgataatctcaatagatggcaaaaaagcatttgacaaaaactAATACCTCTTTTTTGAtcaaaacactcaacaaactaggaacagaaggaaacttcctcaacctgataaagggaaTCTGTGAAAAACCCActgctaacatcatacttaatggtgaaagattgaAAACCTTcccactaagatcaggaacaagacaaggatgtctgctaCTACCACTCTGCTCAATATTATACTTGAGGGTCTATCCATagctggaaaaagaaaaggtattcagattggaaaggaaaaagcaaaactacctCTACTTGCAGATGACATATCTTGTATACAAAAAGTCCTAAGgaacatacacaggcacacactagAGCTAATTAACAGTCTCACAAGGTTGTAGGATATAAAattgatatacaaaaatcaattgtatttctatacactagcaatgaaaaactgaaaatgaagttaggaaacaattccatttataatagcatcaaaaagataaaatgtctaggaataaatttaacaaaagaactGCAAGACATATACAGAAAGTTACAAAAcattcttgaaagaaattaaagactatctaagtaaatgaaaagacatccctTATTGATGTATTGGAAGACTTAACATTTTTAAGGTGATACTACTACCCagttgatctacagattcaactcaatctctatcaaaatcccagtgcTTTTGCAGAAATCGAAAAACTGAtactaaaatttacatggaaacataagggacccagaatagctagaaataatcttgaaaaggaaaaacaaagttgaagaattcacacttcccaatttcaaaatttactacaaagctgcagtaactgagacagtgtgatattggcataaGGATAGTGGCTTAGACCATTtcgtgttgctataaagaactacctgagggccgggcatggtagctcacacctgaaatcccagcactttgggaggctgaggtggggtgatcatgaggtcagaagttcaagaccagcctggccaagatggtgaaaccccatctattaaaaatacaaaagttagctgggtacggtggtgggtgcctgtaatcccagctactcaggaggctgaggcaggagaatcatttgaacctgggaagtggaggttgcagtgagccaagatcacactattgcactttaggctgggcgacagagcaagactctgtctcaaaaaaaaaaaaaaaaagaactcccggaggctgggtaatttatgaagaggtttatttggctcatgattctgtagATTGTACAAGCATGAGACTGTCACTGGCATCAGGTGAGGGCCTTAGGCTGTTTCCactcacggtggaaggcaaaggggattCCGCATGTGCAGAGATCATACGGTTAAAGAGGAAGTGAGGCAGGGTGGGAAGAGGTGGGGTACCAGGCTCTTTTTAATAACCAGTTcccaccaggtgcagtggctcacacctgtaatcctagcactttgggaggccgaggcaggtggatcacctgaggtcaggagttcgagaccagcctggtcaacatggtgaaaccccatctctactaaaaatacaaaaattagctgggtgtggtggcgggtgcctgtaatcccagctacttgggagggtgaggcaggagaatcacttgaaccctggaggcggaggttgcagtgagccaagattgtgccactgcactctagcctgggcgacaagaatgagactccatttcaaaaaaataaataaataaaaataacaactagTTCTCAAGGGAACTAATAGAGTAAGAATTCATTGACCCTCCCACCCTGCAGGAAGGGCATTAATCTGCTCATGAGGGACCTGGCCCCATGACTCAAATACCTCCCATTATgtcccaccttcaacactggggatcaaatttcaacatgagatttgaaggggacaaacaTCTCAACTACAGTAGGCAGACATACAGATGAATGGAATAgtattgagagtccagaaataaacccttaccTTTATGTTGATTTTTGAAAAGGGTGCCATGACAAATGAATGTGGGAAATAATACtaatttcaacaaatggtgctgggacaactggatattcacatgcaaaagaataaagctggattTCCTACCTCACatcacataaaaattaaactgGATCAAAGACCTCAGTCTAAGAGTGTAAACTATGAAACTTTGAAGAAAACATgggcggctgggcgcggtgactcacgcactttgggagcctgaggcgggtggatcacgaggcgggtggatcacgaggtcaggagaccagtctgaccaacatggtgaaaccccatgtctactaaaaatacaaaaactaggcaggcatggtggtgcacatctgtaatcccagctactcaggagaatcgcttgaaccctggaggcagaaggctgcagtgaaccgagattgtaccactgcacagagcaagcctctgtctaaaaaaaaaagaaaaaaagaaaaaaaggaaaagaaaagataggcatgacagctgggtgtggtggctcacacctgtaatcccagcactttgggaggctgaggtgggcagactgcttgaggtcaggaccagcctgggcaacttggggAAATCCAGTcgctacaaaaaacaaaaacaaaacaaacaaaaaacataggcATGAaccttcatgaccttggattaggaAGATTTCTTAGACATAACACTAAAAGTATAAgcaaaaaaagaacagataaatTTGATTTGACTTCATCAAAAGTAAAAACTTTTGTACTTCATAGACACtatcaagaaattaaaaagacaacccacagaatgggagaaatgtttgtatatcatatatctgataagggactagtatccagaataaaaatattcttatgaCTCAAGAATAAGGAggcaaataactaaaaatgggcaaaaagatttgaatggacatttctccaaagaagacataaaatatgccaataagcccatgaaaacatgttcaacatcattagtcattaggaaggcaaatcaaaaccacactgaaaGTTACACATACAACAGGATATTATTCAGtcttacaaagaaagaaaattgtttttactttcatgatataacacagatgaaccttaaggatattacgctaagtgaaataagccagccacaaaaggacaaatactgtaaaattctacttatatgaggtaaCTAGAATAGTTGAATTAATAGAATGTAGATTTATGATTGTCAGGGGCTTGGGGGAAGGAGAAAATGGGGAGTTAGCGTTTAATgaatacagagtttcagttttgcaagatgaaaagcgTTCTGTAGATAAACAGAACAATGTACTTAAGACCAccgaattgtacatttaaaaatggttaaaacagtaatttttatgttatatgtattctACCACAATTTTAGAAGTAAGTGTGCTAtatggtttccaaatattttgggattttccagttatcttttttattttttttaatgtggtttaGTTCCACTGTAGTTGCAGAATATTCCTCATATGATTTAAATCCTTTTAAATTCATTAAtacttgaaaaacaaacaaacaaccacaatgagatattacctcatacccactaggatggctaacATAAAAGACAGTAACCAtcgttggcaaggatgtggacaAACTGGAATTCTCACACATTGCCAGTGAGAACATAAAATGGTATAGCTGctttggaaaagtttggcagttcctcaaaaagttaaacataaagttaccatatgacccagcaatctacTCCTAGGTATGTATATACTCAATGGAACTGAAAACATTGTCTACACAACAATATGCACATATGTGTTCCCAGCACtattattcataatggccaaaaatcaaacccaaatttccatcaactgatgaatggataaataaaatgtggtatatccatacaatgggatattattcagccataaaaaggaataggatactaatacatgctacagtgtagataaaccttgaaaacaatATGTTAAGTGAACggagccagtcacaaaaaaagGCCACatttgtatgattccatttatatgaaataccaAGAATAGGgtgaacatggtggctcacgaatgtaatcccagcactttgggaggccgaggtaggtggatcacctgaggtcaggagttcaagacctgcctggccaacatggtgaaaccccgtctctactaaaaatacaaaaattaacggggcgtggtggtgcatgcccttaatcctggctacttgggaggctgagggagaagaatcacttgaacgcgggaggcagaggttgcagtgagccgatatcatgccactgcactccagcctggacgacagagtgagacagagttgagactccgtctcaacaacaacaacaacaacaaaaatctagaataggcaaattcatagagacagaaagtaggttagtgGTTATTAGGGGTTTAGGGGATGAGGAGTGAGTGCTAACAGGTagggggtttctttttgggatgatgaaaatgttctggaattagtgcacaactttgtgaatatactaaaaatcaccaAATTATACACTTTAGGAGGATGGGTTTTATGGGATGTAAATTATATTCCAAGTTTTTAAAAGTCCCTGAATTATTATTTGCCACTTCTCTAGAAATGAAGGAATTTAAATAAGAGGCTAGATAATATCAACAGCAAACAGACTGCAGCAAAACAACTGTTCAaatgaacatatatatttaaatgattatAAATAGTAAAGAATAAGCTACaagcctaattttaaaaaaagatgtcaTTTTATATGCAGTTTTCcaatcaatatttgtttttctgcattCTGTTATTCTTTCTTTAAACTGGGGagtggccggacgcggtggctcaagcctgtaatcccagcactttgggaggccgagacgggcggatcacgaggtcaggagattgagaccatcctggctaacacggtgaaaccccgtctctactaaaaaatacaaaaaactagccgggcgaggtggcgggcaactgtagtcccagctactcgggaggctgaggcaggagaatggcataaactcaggaggcggagcttgcagtgagctgagatccggccactgcactccagcctgggccacaaagcgagactccgtctcaaaaaaaaaaacaagaaaaacaaaacaaacaaacaaacaaaaaactggggagaagggcaggtagagaaagatgGGCTATATATACCACTATCTGGCCCTTCTCCCTCAACAACTTTGACTAACCTTTGAAGCTATTATCTCAATCACCTTAATTTACAGGAACTTACCTGCATAATTGGTAGCAAAGCTAATTGGAACACAGCTCTTGCTATGAGTTTCAGCAATTCTGTTTTCAACGGTCATTTCCTATTTGAATGTCAGATGGGAAGAAATGGTTTCTGAATAATTAGAATAAGAggtattggctgggcacagtggctcacacctgtaatcccaacactttgggaggccgaggtgggcggatcacctgaggttgggagttcaagaccagtctgaccaacatggagaaatcctgtctctactaaaaatacaaaattagcggggcatggtggcgcatacctgtaatctcagctactcgtaGGAgaacgcttgaacccgggaggcggaaattgcagtgagctgagatcgtgccattgcactccagcctgggcaacaagagtgaaactgtctcaaggaaaaaaaaaaaaagaaaaaagaaaaagaggtagaaggatcacttgagcccaggagttcaagaccagcctgggcaacatagctctctattaaaagaaaaaaaaaaaaaaaaagctggggtggtggcatgcacctgtggtcccagctacttgggaggctgaggaaggaggatcatttgagcctgggaggttaaggctgcaatgagctgtgactgtgccaccatcctccagaaaaaaaaagaaaaaggaaaaaaggtattGACAATTCACATTCATATTTCAAAGATTCCTTCCAGGTTAGAATTTGAATTTTAAGTACCACAGTCCCAGGAAGGAGACACTCAAGAAGTTCTGCAGTCCTAACTCATTATCTGTGGGATTAAAGACACACCGGGAAGGCAATAGCCAATACCTACAGAAGGCAGAGGGGAAATTGAGCTTGCATTTATGTGTGCCTGTTGAGGGAAGATTAACCACATTAAAGCAGAGGTAGAGGCTGCCAGCAGTTTGTCCATCCCCTTAAATACTCCCTTATTGCTCTAGGAAGAATACCAGGCTCCACATTCAGTGTTCCCATCACCTATTCTGGAACGGATAAAgagtttttaataagaaaaatgtcagctggaaaatgtaaatgttctttcaaaaccaaaaaaagaatagaaaggaatTAAGTGGAGAATTGAGGGAAGCTTGGAGAAAGAGGTCTGAAGAAAGTGCAGCAACTACAGAGGAagcatttatatatgttatatacatgaCATCAGGTCATCTAAATGCCATCTCTTCAATCAATGTTAGCCTTTCTGTAAGAAATCTGACTTGGTTTGATGACGCCACAACAGCGAGAACTGGTGAAGCCCTCTATTTCCCTTGGAAGAGAGAAGCTCATTAATATGTGTATCTAGATGCTCAGGCACCACTGttggaaaaagacaaataataacagCAGGATAATCTTCCATTTACACCATGTTTTACCGATTGCACAGCATTTTCATACTCATTGCTCTACAAACTACCTCTTTGCCATGCAGCTGGCCAGCGGCTTCCAGTTCACATTTGTCAGGAACATGTCCCTTGTTCCTATGCCCACAACCTAGGTTACCACCCCAAAGCCTCCAGGCCACATACCTGAGTATACTTGCGGAAAAACACCCCTTGCACCTTCCCAAAAATTTCATAATCCACTGATAACAGGGTGTCTCCTTCTGCCATGCTCAAACCTGTCAGAAACCAGGAAAGCAGAAGAGTGAAGGGCTATTATTCCAGGACCCACAAGCCTGAGTCAGAAAGGGCCACACCCACCCCTGTCCATCCTTAACCACTGCGACCTCTCCCCGACCTCCAGGTCCTGGAAATGGGAATCGTGAGTGGATGTGATAAGGCGTGTGTGAAGGAAGAGCCAGACGCCGGGAGAGGGAGCTTCGGTACGCAGCTGCCCGCTGAAGCCTCTTCTGGGGAAATCACCTGCTGACCGATGACCTCCTTACATCCATTCCCGGTCCCGCTCCTTCACTACCAGAATCCCCTGCTACTAACACCCAGAATCCCCTGCTACTAACATTTTAAGGCTAATCGACCTGACAAGCACACCCCGGGGGCCCCTCCCGGCTCACCCTCCTTGATTTCCCCACCGGCCGCCGGGCTCACTGCGGGACCACCAGGCCAACGGCTCACTAGGGCGCGCAGACCTCCGCGCCCGGAAGTTTAGTGTGTAGCTGCTCCTTCGCTGTCTCTCATGCCCATCACCTCCAGCTGGCCAATCAGAGGGGGCGCCTCGGCCCGTGCCCGCCAAGAAGGCGGGATTTCAGGACGCGGTTGTCCGGCAACCCAAAAGCTTGGGTTGGGGATCTGTCCAGGAACTCGGCTGGGCCTCCACAAACCTAGCCCTCATCCCATCTCAGTCAACAAGCGCACCcctcttctcattttctcatgGGGAGAAAAGCATAGATGAAGAAGTACATTGGGATACATTCAATCATTCAATTAAATACCGACTGACagctactgtgtgccaggcacctgtTCTAGGTGACCTGGCAAACATTAGTGAACAAAACAGGATCCCTGTCCTGAGGAGCTTAATTCTGGAGGTGAGAGACAAACAGTACACATTAAATATCATAAAtagcttgtaatctcagcactttgggaggccaacgcgggcgaatcacttgaggtcaggagttcgagaccagcctggccaatatggtgaaaccccgtttctaccgaaaatacaaaaattggccgggcgtggtggtgggcgcctgtaatcccagctattcgggaggctgaggcaggagaatcgcttgaacccgggaggtggaggctgcagtgagccgagattgccccactgcactccagcctgggcaatagagtgagactctgtctcaaataaataaatgaataaataaaataaaaaataaacatcataaaTATGTTGAGTAGGATACATCCAACCTTTCTGTCCCTTTTCATTCAGTTCTTAAAGTTTGGGTCATAACTAATCTGGAATAGGGGATTACAGGGGCGTAAGTGCACAGGAGGTCCCAATGGAGGTTACGTCTGCTTCTGGGCTTCTGGAAGCGACTCACCGGTCTCCTTTACtaagaaaatgtcaaataatGCTTGAACAAATAACTAATCAAACAAAGCAAGAGCACAAGCAAAATAATTAATGGCTCCAGAATTACAGTTGAATCAGTCAATCTAAGTCAAATGGCCAAACTACGCAAATTTATTTTGGGAAAAGGGAATTGTCAAGGGGGATGTGGATGAGGATGGTTAAAATTAGAGGTGATGTGTAAACATTTGAATCCAGCTGCCCTTATGATTCATAATGTGTGTGAAGGAAAACTGGTGTTTACTGATCCTTTGTGGATTGATTGTATATATTACACCACTTCATAACATAAGACTCCTTATGCGAATATGCCAGGTTGGCAGACCTGACAATGAGAGACGGGTTTGTGACAGTAGGCACGGAAATTCATCATTCTGCTAGTTCCCTGCTACAGAGTGAGGATCCATATGCTAGCAAATCATGCAACCTTAGTGTTGAGAGGCAGGGGGTTGGTGGTGAACAAGCTGGACTGAATGTTGTACTTGgcaatatttgaaaataactcTAAATACAGTATCTTGCTAATGGtatttctttctctaaaattcatttaaaaaatagtttatagaATTCAAAACTTACTGAGTGTCTAATACGTATGGGGCACTCTAGAATATACAAAGATGAATGATATATAATCTTTGCCTTCGAAGAGTTTTTAATTTGGTGTAGGGGCACATATGCATGCAAACAATGACCATAAAATGTACGGCATGATAATTTAATTCTATGAAATGAAAATCCATTGAGAGCTCATCAGGAACCAGCCCTGTGCTATAACAAGGACagaaaata
This region includes:
- the ACYP1 gene encoding acylphosphatase-1 isoform X1 → MLPDLGVCPSLAKGGGPGCASACFRRRVQATACLVGAGLLLTFLGALGCAGRAPGLSMAEGDTLLSVDYEIFGKVQGVFFRKYTQAEGKKLGLVGWVQNTDRGTVQGQLQGPISKVRHMQEWLETRGSPKSHIDKANFNNEKVILKLDYSDFQIVK
- the ACYP1 gene encoding acylphosphatase-1 isoform X2, producing the protein MDRGLSMAEGDTLLSVDYEIFGKVQGVFFRKYTQAEGKKLGLVGWVQNTDRGTVQGQLQGPISKVRHMQEWLETRGSPKSHIDKANFNNEKVILKLDYSDFQIVK
- the ACYP1 gene encoding acylphosphatase-1 isoform X3 — translated: MAEGDTLLSVDYEIFGKVQGVFFRKYTQAEGKKLGLVGWVQNTDRGTVQGQLQGPISKVRHMQEWLETRGSPKSHIDKANFNNEKVILKLDYSDFQIVK